DNA from Candidatus Nitrospira nitrificans:
CCCGTGTTCGGCTTGCACCGTCGACAAGGGGCGCCCCGATAGCCGATACACTTCTACCGCTCGCATGACCTTGGATTCATCGTTGGGGTGTAACCGTGCCGCCGTTTCAGGATCAACGCGCATCAGCTCTGCATAGAGACCGGTTCGCCCCCGTTCGTCTCGCAATTTCTTGAGGTCTGCCCTCACCAGCGGGTCGGCCTGGGGCGCTGGACACAACCCTCTCACCAAGGTCCGGAGATACAACCCTGTTCCGCCCACGACGAAAGGCAACCGCCCCGCACCGTATAAACGTTCGATTTCTCCCATCGCGACCCGCCGATACCAACCGGCGTTGAACGTTTCGCCGGGGTCGACTACATCGATCAGCCGATGCGGCACATCCTGACGCTCTTCCGCGGTCGGTTTATCCGTTCCGATGTCCATTCCGCGATACACCTGACGCGAATCTGCGGTCAGAACTTCGGTGTCGAAATGTTTGGCCACCAATAACGCAACCCGGCTCTTTCCGACGGCTGTCGGCCCCAGGAGCACAACCAAAGGCCGGTGGCGACGCACACCTTCTGATAGCATGTTTATATCAGCGTTGCTGAGATATGGTTAGCATGAGCACGGCACGCTCGCCCACTGTCGATCGCCGATTTCTCTGCCACGACCTACCAGCCGGCTCGTCCGAACATGTTCTCGAGATCCGTGATGCTGAGTCGGAAGGATGTTCTCCGCCCGTGTGGACAAGTTGTGATCTCTCCTTCGGTACGCCAGTCCTCAATCAGCGCCTTGATTTCTTCCGCTTTCATCGAGCGACCGGCCCGAACCGCGCCATGACAGGCCAACGATGCCAGGACCGACCGCACTCGCGCCTCCAGATTGGGAGCGCTGTCCCATTGCGTGAGATCATCCATGAGATCGTGCAGAAACGTGGCAGGATCAAGCTTGCCGAGACCGACGGGAATCGCCCTGATCAAGACGGTTGAGGAGCCAAACGGTTCAAGTTCCACCCCCAACTGCTCCAGGTCATGCTGGTAACGCTGAAGCACTGCCGTCTGAGATGGCGTCAGTTCGACAGGATCAGGGATCAACAAAGGCTGGGCCTGAATGCCACGAGTCGTCCATGCGCGATACAGCCGCTCAAACAGAACCCGCTCATGGGCCGTGTGTTGATCAATCACCGTCAGATCGCCGCCGACTTGCGCGACGAGGAACGTCCGATTGATTTGCCCCAGCGCAGTCACCTCAGCGGAAGGCACTCGCCCGTAGGGCTCCGCCGCTTCGCTCACCAACGGCAATTGAGTTTCCTGGACGCGCGACAGGGTCATCGAGTCCGCTTCAACGGATTCGGCCACAGGGAGCGTGGTCACGATGGAACCCAAGATCCGTCGCACGGAAGACTCGGCGAACGCGGGGTTCCCAAGCTCTTCGGTCTTTCCACCGCTCAAGACATGGCGAACCGCTCGCCGTACGAGTTGGTGGATCATCTCGCTGTCGGAAAATCTTACTTCCCGCTTGGTCGGATGGACATTGACATCGAGACGGTCCGGGTCAATTTCCAGAAACAGCACGAATCGCGGCTGACTCCCCTTGGCGAGGAATGAGCCATATCCTTCCCCGACTGCATGAGACACGGCAGCGTTACGCACAGGACGGCGGTTGACAAACAACTCCTGAGGGATGCGAGCGGTCTTTGCATGGACCGCATCCACAATGTACCCGCTGAGCTGAG
Protein-coding regions in this window:
- the mutL gene encoding DNA mismatch repair endonuclease MutL, which gives rise to MLKTDGSGRICVLPEEVIGRIAAGEVVERPAAVVKELLENSIDAGSRSITIDVKDGGLSLIRVTDDGAGMSREDAPCAFQRHATSKLRSDLDLWSIRTMGFRGEALPSIAAVAHVRLTTATPFADAGTELEVVGGAIERITEAPPVLGTRIEVAELFYNQPARKKFLKSTITEFSHISRVVQQASLAWPSLHVRLTHNAEEILNYPSASSDDDRIAQVYRRTFLDHSLRIKASVPGAQLSGYIVDAVHAKTARIPQELFVNRRPVRNAAVSHAVGEGYGSFLAKGSQPRFVLFLEIDPDRLDVNVHPTKREVRFSDSEMIHQLVRRAVRHVLSGGKTEELGNPAFAESSVRRILGSIVTTLPVAESVEADSMTLSRVQETQLPLVSEAAEPYGRVPSAEVTALGQINRTFLVAQVGGDLTVIDQHTAHERVLFERLYRAWTTRGIQAQPLLIPDPVELTPSQTAVLQRYQHDLEQLGVELEPFGSSTVLIRAIPVGLGKLDPATFLHDLMDDLTQWDSAPNLEARVRSVLASLACHGAVRAGRSMKAEEIKALIEDWRTEGEITTCPHGRRTSFRLSITDLENMFGRAGW
- the miaA gene encoding tRNA (adenosine(37)-N6)-dimethylallyltransferase MiaA, with the translated sequence MLSEGVRRHRPLVVLLGPTAVGKSRVALLVAKHFDTEVLTADSRQVYRGMDIGTDKPTAEERQDVPHRLIDVVDPGETFNAGWYRRVAMGEIERLYGAGRLPFVVGGTGLYLRTLVRGLCPAPQADPLVRADLKKLRDERGRTGLYAELMRVDPETAARLHPNDESKVMRAVEVYRLSGRPLSTVQAEHGFDETPFCALLIGLERQRETLYRRIEERIDWQLTHGMVEETRSLLGQGYGRELGAMKGLGYRQVAAYLAEECDYAEMVRLFKRDTRHFAKRQMTWFRREAGVTWLSIEDSEPRERTAERVIAQIEQFVSALGQQTRLAAVKRAS